One window from the genome of Echinicola vietnamensis DSM 17526 encodes:
- a CDS encoding DUF4861 domain-containing protein, translating into MKYTKHFGDKFPGLKVGTFLIGAAVMLGSCQENKDTVTIEVKNPAAVAKSAATVEIPVKKLQSLIEKYGTEKLVVTDSEGGTLLNQWVDLDGDQTMDQWLFQVDLEAGASGQYTVRPLKEGEVQPSSKQQTFSRFVPERTDDYTWENDRVAFRTYGPDAQRRIEQNEPGGTLSSGMDCWLKRVDYPIIDKWYKENEENVGAYHVDTGEGYDPYHVGSSRGIGGIGIWENDSLYTSRNFVDYKRIAVGPIRTIFELTYAPWEVNGKMVSETKRISLDLGSNLTHFESTVKSDAPVPNVTIGITLHQKEGEVSINDEAGIYRYWEPMDNSELGLGVVVDPAKVTASKDHRVDYRDGSQLLVMAKPAEGKVSYYAGFGWKKSGQFANAAEWDAYLEDFAKGLEKPLEVSVK; encoded by the coding sequence ATGAAGTATACCAAACACTTTGGGGACAAGTTCCCAGGTCTAAAAGTCGGCACGTTCTTAATTGGAGCAGCAGTTATGTTGGGGAGCTGCCAAGAAAATAAGGATACGGTCACCATAGAAGTGAAAAATCCCGCTGCGGTGGCCAAAAGTGCTGCTACCGTGGAAATCCCAGTAAAAAAACTGCAATCGTTGATCGAAAAATACGGTACCGAAAAACTCGTAGTTACCGATAGCGAAGGCGGTACCCTGCTGAATCAGTGGGTGGATCTCGACGGAGACCAAACCATGGACCAGTGGTTGTTTCAAGTGGATTTGGAAGCAGGAGCATCAGGCCAGTATACTGTTCGTCCCTTGAAGGAAGGGGAGGTGCAACCTAGCTCCAAGCAGCAGACCTTTTCTCGATTTGTGCCTGAGCGGACGGACGATTATACTTGGGAAAATGATCGGGTAGCCTTTCGTACTTATGGACCTGATGCTCAGCGCAGGATAGAGCAGAACGAACCGGGAGGAACTCTTTCGAGTGGTATGGACTGCTGGCTAAAGCGTGTGGACTATCCGATAATCGATAAATGGTACAAAGAAAACGAAGAGAACGTCGGCGCCTACCACGTAGACACAGGAGAGGGGTATGATCCCTATCATGTAGGGTCCAGCCGTGGTATTGGCGGGATCGGCATTTGGGAAAATGACTCCCTTTATACTTCACGGAACTTCGTGGACTACAAGCGCATTGCTGTGGGGCCGATCAGGACTATTTTTGAGCTGACCTATGCTCCTTGGGAGGTAAATGGAAAAATGGTTTCCGAAACCAAGCGCATCAGTTTGGACTTGGGCAGTAACTTAACCCATTTTGAATCGACGGTGAAAAGTGATGCACCGGTACCCAATGTCACCATTGGCATTACCTTACACCAAAAAGAAGGGGAAGTCTCCATCAATGATGAAGCGGGCATTTACCGTTACTGGGAGCCCATGGACAACAGTGAACTTGGCTTGGGTGTGGTAGTCGATCCTGCTAAGGTAACCGCTTCCAAAGACCATCGAGTGGACTACCGAGATGGTAGCCAATTGTTGGTGATGGCCAAACCTGCCGAAGGGAAAGTCAGTTATTATGCTGGATTTGGCTGGAAGAAAAGTGGCCAATTTGCCAATGCTGCTGAATGGGATGCCTATTTGGAGGATTTTGCAAAAGGCCTGGAAAAACCATTGGAAGTAAGTGTAAAGTGA
- a CDS encoding TQO small subunit DoxD, translated as MLKTNIKHDAGLMSLALRLVVGWTYFSALYRRTILADKLDPEISGYIGEKFNHFLPHALGIKPIIQYLVTHPDLLWWAMVTFTIVEGIVGFMIMMGAFTRLMSVGVFGLAMGILLGSGWIGTTCLDEWQIGVLGIAAGFVLFLTGSGKYSMDHYVLQQQLPFTRKRWFPWVASGELPVKAGHYPKLVLAGSLAILGITLMTNQVFHGGLWGPLHNKSVKPKLEISAGKFTQKGLEFDVFRTEGVDVYGAWIIGMEIKNDTGKEIYALSNKAMSNMDPSAITNHYVAKVKPGKHSLVVPLGAKATIALRAPALEGIERGSYTLKITDISGASWKYRMRKE; from the coding sequence ATGCTAAAAACGAACATAAAACATGATGCTGGCCTGATGTCGCTGGCACTAAGATTGGTGGTGGGTTGGACTTACTTTTCAGCCCTTTACCGGAGGACTATTTTAGCCGATAAACTTGATCCGGAAATCAGCGGATACATTGGAGAGAAGTTCAATCATTTTTTGCCCCATGCCCTTGGCATCAAGCCGATCATTCAGTATTTGGTAACCCATCCCGATCTACTCTGGTGGGCAATGGTGACCTTTACGATAGTGGAAGGGATCGTGGGCTTCATGATCATGATGGGGGCTTTTACCCGTTTGATGAGTGTAGGGGTCTTTGGTTTGGCCATGGGGATATTGCTCGGATCAGGATGGATAGGCACCACTTGCTTGGACGAATGGCAAATTGGAGTCCTGGGCATTGCGGCCGGATTTGTGCTTTTTTTGACCGGAAGTGGGAAGTATTCCATGGACCATTACGTGCTTCAGCAGCAACTGCCATTTACGAGAAAACGATGGTTCCCGTGGGTAGCCTCTGGGGAATTGCCCGTAAAGGCAGGTCATTACCCTAAATTGGTGCTTGCTGGTTCGCTGGCCATATTGGGCATTACCCTGATGACCAATCAAGTTTTCCATGGAGGTTTATGGGGGCCATTGCATAACAAGTCAGTGAAGCCAAAACTGGAAATTTCAGCAGGAAAGTTTACCCAGAAAGGGCTTGAATTTGATGTTTTCAGAACTGAAGGTGTGGATGTTTACGGTGCTTGGATCATTGGCATGGAGATAAAAAATGACACCGGAAAAGAAATCTACGCCTTGTCCAATAAAGCTATGTCCAACATGGATCCCTCCGCCATCACGAATCACTATGTGGCAAAGGTAAAACCAGGCAAGCACAGTTTGGTGGTGCCCCTTGGAGCCAAGGCAACCATTGCCCTTCGAGCACCGGCTTTGGAAGGGATAGAAAGGGGATCATACACTTTGAAAATCACAGATATCAGCGGAGCCAGCTGGAAATATCGAATGCGAAAGGAATAA
- a CDS encoding DsrE family protein — MKLKIALLAMVSLMLAGQVEAQNHFKEKSNYFVLTRNIKQLQPILLTAKTLAASDGEQFGEFHVVICGKAVKDLLDEKALSPILSKAKKYKVTLLACGFSLQKFDINPDELPLGISVTENGILYGFQLQKRGFYTITL, encoded by the coding sequence ATGAAACTTAAAATTGCCCTTTTGGCCATGGTATCTCTAATGCTGGCCGGCCAAGTGGAGGCACAAAATCACTTTAAAGAAAAGTCAAATTACTTTGTGCTGACCAGAAATATTAAACAACTGCAACCCATTTTGCTAACGGCTAAAACATTGGCCGCGTCAGACGGAGAGCAGTTTGGGGAATTTCACGTGGTTATTTGCGGCAAAGCCGTAAAAGATCTTTTGGACGAGAAAGCCTTAAGCCCCATTCTGAGCAAGGCGAAAAAATACAAGGTAACCTTATTGGCTTGTGGCTTTTCATTGCAGAAGTTTGATATAAATCCCGATGAACTGCCACTTGGAATCAGTGTCACCGAAAATGGAATCCTTTATGGATTCCAATTGCAAAAAAGAGGATTTTACACCATTACCCTTTAA
- a CDS encoding chloride channel protein — protein MKLKQKRKLVRYLDILDQPARFNPFVFSRTFLLWAFLGLIGGIIAGGYWIGLEFLMHKLAYFTGWQVIPLMAICGLLAGLVIHFIGDPGEIHLIVNNIRFNKGKLDPKNNPSMVLSSLLCVASGGSLGPEAPLVQVTGSTGTWLGKMLRLKGEELRSLSIAGMASGFTALFGAPLGGSLFSLEILHHKHAVEYYKAIIPAFVASCFSYLVFALIVHLGLGPTWDLSAYEYSGVFDFGFAVLFAIIGAAVGWLFIFCTKFLKSAFERKPIPIYIKTLMGGFLLGVIAFYFPITRYFGHHEINELLSSDFSLALLFGILAFKIIAIVITVTSGWRGGFIIPLFFVGATMGLIIYQLFPSINLTLAIVSCMAAINACVTRTPMSTTILLATLTGFGHFIPILFASLTGYFLAPKIPFIGSQMVKE, from the coding sequence ATGAAATTAAAGCAAAAAAGGAAGCTGGTAAGGTATTTGGATATTTTGGACCAACCCGCCCGCTTCAACCCGTTTGTATTTAGCCGGACATTTTTACTTTGGGCCTTTCTGGGGCTGATAGGTGGAATTATAGCGGGAGGATATTGGATTGGGCTTGAATTTCTGATGCACAAGTTGGCCTATTTTACTGGCTGGCAGGTCATTCCTTTGATGGCCATCTGTGGCTTACTGGCCGGTTTGGTCATTCATTTTATCGGTGACCCTGGAGAGATCCACCTGATCGTGAACAACATTCGGTTTAACAAAGGCAAGCTTGATCCTAAAAACAACCCCTCGATGGTGCTTTCTTCCTTGCTGTGTGTGGCATCGGGTGGCAGCCTTGGACCAGAGGCTCCGCTGGTGCAAGTGACCGGTTCCACGGGGACTTGGTTGGGCAAGATGCTGCGCTTGAAGGGTGAAGAGTTAAGGTCGCTGAGCATTGCTGGAATGGCTTCTGGTTTTACGGCATTGTTTGGGGCTCCTTTGGGAGGAAGCTTGTTTTCATTGGAAATACTCCATCATAAGCATGCTGTCGAATATTACAAAGCCATTATTCCGGCATTTGTGGCAAGCTGCTTTAGCTATTTGGTGTTTGCCCTGATCGTTCATTTGGGCCTGGGGCCGACATGGGATTTGTCAGCATATGAATATTCCGGGGTATTTGATTTTGGATTTGCCGTACTGTTTGCCATCATCGGGGCAGCGGTAGGGTGGCTGTTTATTTTTTGTACAAAGTTTCTTAAATCCGCTTTCGAAAGGAAACCGATCCCGATTTATATCAAGACGTTGATGGGAGGTTTTTTGCTTGGCGTTATTGCATTTTATTTTCCGATTACACGGTATTTTGGCCATCATGAAATAAATGAACTGTTGTCAAGTGATTTTTCGTTGGCCTTATTGTTCGGGATTTTGGCCTTCAAGATCATTGCCATCGTGATCACCGTGACTTCGGGCTGGAGAGGGGGATTTATCATTCCCTTGTTTTTTGTCGGGGCTACGATGGGCCTTATTATTTACCAATTGTTTCCGAGCATCAACTTGACCTTGGCAATTGTAAGCTGTATGGCGGCCATCAACGCGTGTGTTACCCGTACGCCTATGAGCACCACCATTTTGCTGGCTACTTTGACTGGTTTTGGCCACTTTATTCCCATATTGTTTGCGAGCTTGACGGGATACTTTCTGGCTCCAAAAATACCGTTTATCGGTTCACAGATGGTCAAGGAATGA
- a CDS encoding serine hydrolase: MTSDHIDHLVDDARTRLDFPGIAVGVVKDGEVVHVKGYGVSSLASGKRVDRHTQFTLASVSKAFTTTALAILVDRGEISWKDRVIDYIPEFTMYNSYVLDNFIIEDLLTHRSGLGLGVGDLMFKPDDNDFTIDDILASFQHFEPVSAFRTQYDYDNLLYIVAGELIKRVTGQSWKVFVRDNILVPLEMDNSFSEISLITDKGNLASPHVEKDDAVLEPIENFKRTGNGAASGIFSNVDDFCKWMLVHLNRGKYGNDLEKELFSEERQREMWKPYISFVSHPTEPYFVNFSGYGLGWVLTDVQGHFVAYHSGGLPGISTQIMLVPDMDLGIVVLANRGWSVEPISFAILDSYLGVPDQHWVAKMAEGMKGTQQKTDSVSQNVWKTVAISATDRPDPKNFLGIYEDPWFGKVAVFEKGELLWIKSYRAPKLNGELQYYKGSTFAVKWEYQDMNADAFVHFILDEKGIGQKISMEGISPDIDFSFDFQDLDFSRCE; this comes from the coding sequence ATGACCTCTGACCACATCGACCACCTTGTGGACGATGCCAGGACAAGGCTTGATTTTCCTGGTATTGCGGTGGGGGTAGTAAAAGACGGCGAAGTGGTTCATGTAAAAGGTTATGGTGTCAGTTCGTTGGCTTCAGGGAAGAGGGTGGACCGACATACCCAATTTACCTTGGCATCTGTTTCCAAAGCATTTACCACTACAGCCCTGGCCATTTTGGTCGATCGGGGAGAGATTTCCTGGAAGGACCGAGTCATCGATTATATCCCCGAATTTACCATGTACAATAGCTATGTCCTAGACAATTTTATCATTGAAGATCTGCTGACCCACCGGAGTGGGCTGGGACTGGGAGTAGGTGACCTGATGTTCAAACCGGATGATAATGATTTCACCATTGATGATATTTTGGCCAGTTTTCAGCACTTTGAGCCTGTGTCAGCGTTCAGGACCCAGTATGATTATGACAATTTGCTGTATATCGTGGCAGGGGAGCTGATCAAAAGGGTGACTGGCCAGTCGTGGAAGGTATTTGTCAGGGACAATATTTTAGTTCCACTGGAGATGGACAATTCCTTTTCGGAAATTTCCCTGATTACGGACAAAGGCAATTTGGCATCTCCCCATGTAGAAAAGGATGATGCTGTTTTGGAGCCCATCGAAAATTTCAAACGAACCGGCAATGGTGCTGCCAGTGGGATTTTTTCGAATGTGGACGATTTTTGCAAATGGATGCTGGTGCATTTGAACCGGGGCAAATATGGCAATGATCTGGAAAAGGAACTTTTTAGCGAAGAGCGACAAAGGGAAATGTGGAAACCGTACATCTCCTTTGTGTCCCATCCCACTGAGCCGTACTTTGTGAATTTCAGCGGCTATGGACTAGGTTGGGTGCTCACTGATGTCCAAGGCCACTTTGTGGCCTATCACAGTGGAGGCTTGCCGGGCATCAGCACACAGATCATGTTGGTTCCCGATATGGATTTGGGCATTGTGGTTTTGGCCAATCGCGGTTGGAGCGTCGAACCTATTTCCTTTGCTATTTTGGACAGTTATCTTGGTGTGCCCGACCAGCATTGGGTAGCTAAAATGGCAGAAGGAATGAAAGGAACCCAACAGAAAACGGATAGTGTCTCCCAAAACGTGTGGAAAACAGTGGCCATTTCTGCCACAGACCGACCAGATCCTAAAAACTTTTTAGGGATTTATGAAGACCCTTGGTTTGGAAAGGTAGCCGTATTTGAGAAAGGAGAACTTTTGTGGATCAAATCCTACAGAGCCCCAAAACTCAATGGGGAGCTGCAGTACTATAAGGGCAGTACCTTTGCTGTAAAATGGGAATACCAAGACATGAATGCAGATGCGTTCGTTCACTTTATATTGGATGAAAAGGGGATTGGCCAAAAAATCAGCATGGAAGGAATCTCACCTGATATCGACTTTAGTTTTGACTTTCAGGACCTTGATTTTAGTAGATGTGAATAA
- a CDS encoding Gfo/Idh/MocA family oxidoreductase — protein MITNNTINRRHFIKGAGASLALASLGAFNISLANTDKTYRVALIGTGWYGKSDLFKLIQVAPVEVVALCDVDRIRLREAGELVRQRQLSGKTPKLYSNYQQLLDENKLDIVLIGSPDHWHALQAIAAIEAGAHLYLQKPISVDVLEGEAILAAARKHHRTVQVGTQRKSTPHLIEAKKEIVDKGLLGKISHVEMCCYYHMRANGNPPTQPVPDYLDYENWTGPAPLRPYDKLPHGSWWRTFMAYGNGIMGDMCVHMLDTVRWMLDLGWPKKVSSTGGIYVQKDGKSTIADTQTAIFEYAELNCVWQHRTWGNPDDPEYPWAFILHGEKGTLKGSVMQYDFIPHDEGSPIHGDVVYEKEKYPEDLNEEQIELHAAPATRNHFKNFLQAIENNSKPIADIEEGHISSASCILANLSMELGRPVSYDPIKKIIKNDPEATSLLKRNYRDGWTHPWKG, from the coding sequence ATGATAACCAACAACACCATCAATCGCCGCCACTTTATCAAAGGTGCTGGAGCTTCTCTTGCCCTTGCTTCGTTAGGAGCCTTTAATATTAGTCTTGCAAATACTGATAAAACCTACCGTGTAGCCCTTATCGGAACAGGTTGGTATGGCAAAAGCGACCTGTTTAAACTGATCCAAGTGGCTCCAGTGGAAGTGGTGGCCCTCTGTGATGTGGACCGCATTCGCCTCAGGGAGGCGGGTGAACTGGTTCGTCAGCGGCAGCTTTCCGGCAAAACCCCTAAGCTCTACAGCAATTACCAGCAACTGCTTGATGAAAATAAATTGGACATCGTCCTGATCGGCTCACCTGATCATTGGCATGCCTTGCAGGCCATCGCTGCCATCGAAGCGGGTGCACACCTTTACCTCCAAAAACCCATCAGTGTGGACGTACTCGAAGGAGAAGCCATCCTCGCCGCTGCACGCAAACACCATCGAACCGTCCAAGTAGGCACGCAGCGTAAAAGTACCCCGCACCTCATTGAGGCCAAAAAGGAAATTGTGGACAAAGGCCTGCTCGGAAAGATTTCCCACGTGGAAATGTGTTGCTATTACCACATGCGCGCCAATGGTAATCCCCCCACCCAGCCGGTTCCGGATTATCTGGATTATGAAAACTGGACTGGCCCTGCCCCACTTCGTCCTTACGATAAGCTCCCGCACGGCAGTTGGTGGCGAACCTTTATGGCATATGGTAATGGAATCATGGGCGATATGTGTGTACACATGCTGGACACTGTAAGGTGGATGCTGGACCTCGGGTGGCCCAAAAAAGTCTCTTCCACCGGGGGCATTTACGTACAGAAAGACGGTAAATCGACCATCGCGGACACCCAAACGGCCATCTTCGAATATGCTGAACTCAACTGTGTCTGGCAGCACCGTACTTGGGGAAATCCAGATGATCCTGAATACCCTTGGGCGTTTATCCTCCATGGCGAAAAAGGCACCCTCAAAGGCAGTGTGATGCAATATGACTTTATTCCACATGATGAGGGATCCCCGATTCATGGTGATGTGGTCTACGAAAAGGAAAAGTATCCTGAAGACCTCAACGAAGAGCAAATAGAATTGCATGCTGCTCCCGCTACCCGAAACCATTTCAAAAACTTTCTACAAGCAATTGAAAACAATTCCAAGCCGATTGCCGATATTGAAGAAGGCCATATTTCTTCGGCTTCATGCATCCTGGCCAATCTTTCTATGGAATTGGGCAGGCCGGTTTCCTATGATCCGATCAAAAAAATCATCAAAAATGACCCAGAAGCCACTTCCCTACTGAAACGGAATTACCGGGACGGATGGACGCATCCCTGGAAAGGATAA
- a CDS encoding sulfatase family protein: MNASFWRPLLCLGLLLQCSVLVAQTPKRPPNIIVIFADDLGYGDLGCYGHPTIQTPYLDRMAKEGMRFTQFYVGADVCTPSRAALLTGRLPIRYGMAGEERGVLFPDSSKGLPHTEATMASALKAAGYRTGIVGKWHLGHLPEYLPTTHGFDFYFGIPYSNDMRPNPHNHVPPLPLYRNEEVIDLDIDQRQLTKRYTKEAIRFIEENQERPFFLYYPNNFPHVPLYASSDFEGKSKRGIYGDVVSELDWSVGRILEKLKALDLAENTLVIFTSDNGPWLSQKEKGGSAGLLFEGKASTYEGGMRVPAIAWWPGTIKPNQISTALVASMDLYPTFLTMAGLNMPQDKTLDGDNILPILRNETDEVREIMFYYHRNKLHAVRKGPWKAHFTTKPSYSREKAQDHEIPLLYNLEEDPSEQYNVNEEFPAIVASLTEIYQKHVNSFTPPPSIMEERIK, encoded by the coding sequence ATGAACGCATCATTTTGGCGCCCACTGCTTTGTTTGGGCCTGCTTCTGCAATGCTCCGTTTTAGTTGCCCAGACACCCAAAAGACCGCCCAACATCATTGTGATTTTTGCCGATGATCTGGGGTATGGCGATTTGGGTTGCTATGGCCATCCCACCATCCAGACCCCATATCTCGACCGGATGGCCAAAGAAGGGATGCGCTTCACGCAGTTTTATGTAGGAGCGGATGTGTGTACGCCCAGTCGTGCAGCACTGCTTACCGGCAGGTTGCCCATTCGCTATGGCATGGCGGGGGAGGAGCGGGGCGTTCTTTTCCCGGATTCTTCCAAAGGCCTGCCCCACACGGAGGCAACCATGGCTTCTGCCTTAAAAGCGGCCGGATACAGGACGGGCATTGTGGGCAAATGGCACCTCGGCCACTTGCCGGAATATCTTCCGACCACTCACGGTTTTGACTTCTATTTTGGGATTCCCTATTCCAATGATATGCGGCCCAATCCTCACAACCATGTACCGCCATTGCCGCTATACCGTAACGAAGAGGTCATTGACCTTGACATCGACCAACGTCAGCTGACCAAACGGTATACTAAGGAGGCGATCAGGTTTATAGAAGAAAACCAGGAAAGGCCTTTTTTCCTGTACTACCCCAATAATTTCCCCCATGTGCCTTTGTACGCTTCGTCGGATTTTGAAGGAAAGAGCAAGCGTGGAATTTATGGGGATGTGGTATCGGAACTCGATTGGAGTGTGGGAAGAATATTGGAAAAGTTAAAGGCCTTGGACCTTGCAGAAAACACTTTGGTGATTTTTACCAGTGATAACGGCCCATGGCTTTCTCAAAAGGAAAAGGGAGGATCAGCAGGGTTGCTCTTTGAAGGCAAGGCTTCTACCTATGAAGGGGGAATGCGCGTGCCGGCAATTGCCTGGTGGCCGGGCACCATAAAGCCCAATCAGATCAGTACCGCTTTGGTGGCATCCATGGACCTATATCCTACTTTTTTGACCATGGCCGGGCTGAATATGCCTCAGGATAAAACGTTGGATGGGGATAATATTTTGCCTATTTTGAGGAACGAAACAGATGAAGTACGTGAAATAATGTTTTATTATCACCGCAATAAGCTTCATGCTGTCCGAAAGGGACCTTGGAAGGCTCATTTTACAACCAAGCCCTCCTACAGTCGTGAAAAGGCTCAGGACCATGAAATTCCATTACTTTATAACTTGGAAGAGGATCCTTCAGAGCAATATAATGTAAACGAAGAATTTCCGGCAATAGTAGCCTCACTTACGGAAATCTATCAGAAACATGTGAACAGTTTCACCCCGCCTCCCTCCATCATGGAGGAACGTATAAAGTGA
- a CDS encoding alpha/beta fold hydrolase, whose protein sequence is MKFSMIFWMIGLALSGPKGFHAIEVPYVYGKPEWGWGRIYYAYGAPYDSSKPTVLVVSDAITSITADDAWPAPLRLKFNVVRVMGRAEQFGFGEKLWQKDRIDWSMAYRVFEADQLVNDLEAVRDAVANGQKVTLFGVSSSAELLHRYVARYPKRVDGAISIDPLLLELQHSMGITPKKAPESIFSNMKAAAGGKATAVAVAIRCFEHLFALQPIGKESEYPPKNTGWMGEKALPVMKAYSQRPFQVKGIHYDQVATFEGKSVVFSGVQDSLTDQRVDQVLAAHYRDGDFFLFNDGHGLPHYRHYPAFVRFVQAFLEGDIAQKQAVYKVLWDQGMIYPKEDPWAF, encoded by the coding sequence ATGAAGTTTTCGATGATTTTTTGGATGATTGGCTTGGCCTTGAGTGGGCCTAAAGGGTTCCACGCGATTGAGGTACCGTATGTATATGGGAAACCGGAATGGGGATGGGGCAGAATTTACTATGCGTACGGCGCTCCCTATGATTCCTCCAAACCGACTGTTTTGGTGGTTTCTGATGCCATTACCTCAATTACAGCAGATGATGCGTGGCCAGCTCCCCTTCGACTCAAATTCAACGTCGTCAGGGTAATGGGGAGGGCGGAGCAGTTTGGCTTTGGCGAAAAGCTATGGCAAAAGGACCGTATCGACTGGTCCATGGCTTACCGCGTGTTTGAAGCCGACCAACTGGTAAATGACCTGGAAGCGGTGAGGGATGCGGTGGCCAATGGCCAAAAAGTCACCTTGTTTGGGGTTTCATCTTCCGCTGAGTTGTTGCACCGATATGTCGCCAGATATCCTAAACGGGTGGATGGAGCCATTAGCATCGATCCGCTGTTGCTGGAATTACAGCATTCCATGGGGATAACCCCTAAAAAAGCCCCTGAAAGCATCTTTTCCAACATGAAGGCAGCGGCAGGCGGAAAAGCCACAGCAGTGGCGGTGGCCATCCGGTGTTTTGAGCATTTATTTGCCTTGCAGCCTATCGGAAAAGAAAGTGAGTACCCGCCCAAAAATACCGGATGGATGGGAGAAAAGGCCCTCCCGGTAATGAAGGCGTATTCACAACGTCCATTTCAGGTAAAAGGCATTCATTACGATCAGGTGGCTACGTTTGAGGGAAAATCGGTGGTTTTTTCAGGTGTGCAGGACAGTTTGACGGACCAAAGGGTGGATCAGGTGTTGGCGGCACATTATCGGGACGGAGATTTTTTTCTGTTTAATGATGGCCATGGTTTACCACATTATCGGCATTATCCTGCCTTTGTCAGGTTTGTTCAGGCATTTTTGGAAGGGGATATTGCCCAAAAGCAAGCGGTTTATAAAGTACTTTGGGACCAAGGAATGATCTATCCGAAGGAAGATCCGTGGGCGTTTTAA
- the hemN gene encoding oxygen-independent coproporphyrinogen III oxidase has translation MKISADLIAKYDVAVPRYTSYPTVPLWENNVDAPTWKNNVLKAYQQFGQKEGISLYIHLPYCDSLCTYCGCNKYITRNHEKEVPYLEALKREWDMYLQMLPARPKLATIHLGGGTPTFFSADNLRSLIKYICGTSDVVPKAKFSFEGHPNNTTLEHLLTLKEVGFERVSYGIQDLNLKVQQAIHRIQPLSTVREATYHAQLAGFSQINFDLIYGLPHQTEETIETTLDEISKLMPSRIAFYSYAHVPSVFQAQKSFEQHLPLKSAKRKLYETGKRKLMAMGYEEIGMDHFALPGDELLTAKATGKLHRNFMGYTNFSSHMLIGLGSSAISDVYYAYAQNTKNIELYEEQSMLGHFSHSKGHLMTTEDIKTRKTILDLICTGTTEEASIIWKMDNLKLLNELQEDGLLSMRENRIIVTPLGRAFIRNICSAFDHRMKSKKSQTFVFSKAI, from the coding sequence ATGAAGATTTCTGCTGACCTGATCGCTAAATATGACGTCGCTGTACCCCGTTATACGAGCTATCCGACGGTACCGCTTTGGGAAAACAATGTGGACGCCCCCACTTGGAAAAACAATGTCCTAAAAGCCTATCAGCAATTTGGGCAAAAAGAAGGCATAAGCCTCTATATCCATTTGCCCTATTGCGACAGCCTGTGCACCTACTGCGGTTGCAACAAATACATTACCAGAAACCATGAAAAGGAAGTGCCCTATTTGGAGGCATTGAAAAGGGAGTGGGACATGTATCTTCAAATGTTACCGGCACGCCCTAAGCTCGCGACCATCCATTTGGGAGGGGGCACCCCAACGTTTTTCTCTGCTGATAACCTAAGATCTTTGATCAAATACATTTGTGGGACATCCGATGTGGTTCCAAAGGCAAAGTTCAGTTTTGAAGGCCACCCGAACAATACCACGTTGGAACACCTGTTGACCTTAAAGGAAGTTGGATTTGAACGGGTAAGTTATGGCATTCAGGATTTGAACCTGAAGGTGCAGCAGGCCATCCATAGGATCCAACCGCTATCGACAGTGAGAGAAGCTACTTATCATGCTCAATTGGCAGGATTCTCACAGATCAATTTTGACTTGATCTATGGTTTGCCCCACCAAACTGAAGAAACCATCGAAACCACCTTGGATGAAATCAGTAAGCTCATGCCCAGCCGGATTGCCTTTTACAGCTATGCCCACGTACCCTCGGTCTTTCAGGCGCAAAAAAGTTTTGAGCAGCACCTACCCTTAAAGTCAGCAAAGCGAAAGCTTTATGAAACCGGCAAAAGAAAGCTCATGGCCATGGGGTATGAGGAAATCGGCATGGACCATTTTGCCTTGCCGGGAGATGAGCTGCTCACCGCCAAGGCCACGGGAAAACTCCATCGAAATTTCATGGGATATACCAATTTCAGTTCCCACATGTTGATCGGTTTGGGCAGCAGTGCCATCAGTGATGTTTATTACGCCTACGCTCAAAATACCAAAAACATCGAACTGTATGAGGAACAAAGCATGCTGGGCCATTTCTCCCATTCCAAAGGTCACCTGATGACTACAGAGGACATCAAAACACGAAAAACCATCTTGGACCTGATCTGCACCGGCACGACAGAAGAAGCCAGTATCATTTGGAAAATGGACAACCTCAAGCTGCTCAACGAACTGCAGGAAGATGGCCTGCTCAGCATGCGTGAAAACCGCATCATCGTCACGCCATTGGGAAGGGCCTTTATCCGCAATATTTGTTCGGCCTTTGACCATAGAATGAAAAGTAAGAAATCCCAAACCTTTGTCTTCAGCAAAGCTATTTAA